The Aliidiomarina minuta nucleotide sequence CAGCCGGACAGCCCGATTGAGCAGGAGTCTTAACGTGGTAGAAAAAGATGTGGTGCGGAAAAACACTATGGATGAACGAATTTACGTGGTGGAAGACGATCCTGGCTTACGAGAGTTATTGCAGGAAGAGCTGGAAGCCGAGGGTTACCAGGTGCAGGCGCAGGATTCGGTGGAACAGGCATTGCCTGAAATTGAAAACTGGCAGCCGGATTTGGTGATTAGTGATCTGCGTTTACCGGGTGCTAATGGTATGAGTATGATCCCACACCTGCAGAAGTTACCTGCAGCGCCGGCTATTTTGCTAATCACTGCCTTTGGAACGGTTTCGCAGGCGGTTGATGCTTTAAAACAGGGGGCCGATGATTTTCTTACCAAACCACTGGATATTGAGCACTTGTTGCTGGCTACCCGAAGGCTTATAGAAAACCGGCGACTGAAGAACACGGTGAATGCTTTTCGTCGCTCTCTGGGCGATAACTCTTTTCACGGCATGATTGGGAACAGCCGAGCCATGCGTGATCTGGTTAACCAAATTGCTCAGGTCGCGGGGGCTGAATCGGCCGTATTAGTATTAGGTGAAAGTGGCACTGGTAAAGAGCTTGTTGCTAAAGCTATTCATGAAGAAAGTAGTCGCAAAGACGGACCTTTTTTGGCAGTGAATTGCGCGGGTATTCCTCTGGAACTGATGGAAAGCGAATTCTTTGGCCATGCAGCGGGCGCTTTTACTGGTGCACAGAAAGCGCGCTCAGGTCTGTTGAAAGAAGCGGATCAGGGAACGTTGTTGCTGGACGAGATTGGAGAAATGCCGCTGGAACTGCAGGCCAAGTTACTGCGGGTGTTGCAGGAAGGCACTTTGCGTCCGGTTGGTAGTGATCAGGAAATTCAGGTTGATGTGCGGATTATAGCTGCAACGCACCGTGACCTTGAAGCTTTGGTCAGTGAAGGGCAATTTCGTGAAGACCTTTTTTATCGGCTGGAAACTTTTGCGTTGCAGGTTCCTGCTTTAAGGGAGCGGGGCGACGACCGGGAGTTGCTGGCACAGTTTTTCCTCGCCGCTCTGACCAAGGAAAATGACACACCTCCCGTGTTAAGTAGTGCGGCTCTGGACCGTATTTATAACTATCCATTTCCTGGCAACGTGCGCGAACTGCAGAATGCGATGGAACGAGCGGTTACGTTTTGTCAGGGCAAAGAGATTTTGCCGCAGCACTTACCGGACCGTATGCAAAAAGAAGCGCAGGTCAGTAATAACGAAGAACAAACACCTGGGTTTGGCGAAGTGCCGTTATCGCAGCTACGCTCCTTAAGTGATGTGCAACGAGACTATGTACGCTACGTATTGCGCGAATCTGGAGGCAATAAACGCAAGGCAGCTGAGATACTCGGGGTTACCCGACGTACGCTGTATCGTTGGCTGGAAGACTGATCCTGTTGCCCGGCGCAGGCGTAACAACCTTCGAAACTAAATAATAGAGAGTGTAATGATGAAAATATTAATGGTACTGACCTCGCACGATAAGCTAGGTGATACTGGCCATAAAACTGGCTTCTGGGTAGAAGAATTTGCAGCACCTTATTATGTATTCGCAGAACAGGGGGTTGATATTACCCTGGCATCGCCAGCCGGCGGCCAGCCACCGATAGATCCTAACAGTGAGGGTGATGATGCTCAGACCGAAGCTACCCGACGTTTTTATAAGGATGATGCTCTGCGTGAAAAGCTGGCGCATACTAAGCGGTTATCTGAAGTCAGTGCTGATGAGTTTGATGCGGTGTTCTATCCCGGTGGCCATGGTCCTTTGTGGGATCTGGTTGATGATAAAGACTCTATTCGCCTGCTTGAAAGCTTCTGGGAACAGGGCAAGGCGGTGGCTGCGGTCTGTCATGCTCCTGCGGTTTTACTGAATGCAACGCTGGCTGGCAAGCCTCTGGTCTCGGGTCGTGCGGTTGCCGGCTTCACCAACAGTGAAGAGGAAGCTGTGGAATTGACTAAGATAGTGCCTTTCCTGCTGGAAGATGAATTAAAAGCCAAAGGCGGGCGTTATGAATCGGGTCCTGATTGGGAACCTTTCATATTGCAGGATGGTCTGTTGATTACCGGTCAGAACCCGGCGTCTTCAGAACCCGCAGCGAAAGCTTTACTGCAGGTTCTGCACGGTAAGCCTTAAAAGCTTCGCTGAATAGTGACTCCTGCACTCAGCTGTCGGCCGGGTGCAGGTTCAAAAGAGCGGCCACTCCCCTGATTGACTACAACGGCTCCTACGTAGTCCCTGTCTAGTAGATTGTCTATACGTAACCACTGGTTAAAGGTCCAGCTCTGGTGGTCCTGACGGGCCTGAAGCGAAGCATTCCAGACCAGGGCCGAAGGTGCAAATTCGGTATTGTTATCGGTGGTTGCGATCCGTGAGCGGTAGAGAGCGCTGACGGCAGCCCGCAGCCGATTATCGTGCCAGGGCTGCCAGCTAAGCTGGCTGAACAAGTTGGTG carries:
- a CDS encoding sigma-54-dependent transcriptional regulator — protein: MDERIYVVEDDPGLRELLQEELEAEGYQVQAQDSVEQALPEIENWQPDLVISDLRLPGANGMSMIPHLQKLPAAPAILLITAFGTVSQAVDALKQGADDFLTKPLDIEHLLLATRRLIENRRLKNTVNAFRRSLGDNSFHGMIGNSRAMRDLVNQIAQVAGAESAVLVLGESGTGKELVAKAIHEESSRKDGPFLAVNCAGIPLELMESEFFGHAAGAFTGAQKARSGLLKEADQGTLLLDEIGEMPLELQAKLLRVLQEGTLRPVGSDQEIQVDVRIIAATHRDLEALVSEGQFREDLFYRLETFALQVPALRERGDDRELLAQFFLAALTKENDTPPVLSSAALDRIYNYPFPGNVRELQNAMERAVTFCQGKEILPQHLPDRMQKEAQVSNNEEQTPGFGEVPLSQLRSLSDVQRDYVRYVLRESGGNKRKAAEILGVTRRTLYRWLED
- a CDS encoding type 1 glutamine amidotransferase domain-containing protein, coding for MKILMVLTSHDKLGDTGHKTGFWVEEFAAPYYVFAEQGVDITLASPAGGQPPIDPNSEGDDAQTEATRRFYKDDALREKLAHTKRLSEVSADEFDAVFYPGGHGPLWDLVDDKDSIRLLESFWEQGKAVAAVCHAPAVLLNATLAGKPLVSGRAVAGFTNSEEEAVELTKIVPFLLEDELKAKGGRYESGPDWEPFILQDGLLITGQNPASSEPAAKALLQVLHGKP